One Streptomyces sp. B21-105 genomic region harbors:
- a CDS encoding DUF1416 domain-containing protein — translation MCGAKAGGPDASTIKPGETTIQGQVTRDGEPVVGYVRLLDSTGEFTAEVPTSATGQFRFYAAEGTWTVRALVPGGTADRTVVAQQGGLAEVAIAV, via the coding sequence ATGTGTGGAGCGAAGGCCGGCGGCCCGGACGCCTCGACGATCAAGCCCGGTGAGACCACGATCCAGGGTCAGGTGACCCGGGACGGCGAGCCGGTGGTCGGATACGTCCGTCTGCTGGACTCGACCGGCGAGTTCACCGCGGAGGTCCCGACCTCCGCCACCGGACAGTTCCGCTTCTACGCGGCCGAAGGCACCTGGACCGTCCGCGCTCTCGTGCCCGGCGGCACCGCCGACCGCACCGTGGTCGCCCAGCAGGGCGGTCTCGCCGAGGTCGCGATCGCGGTCTGA
- the ygfZ gene encoding CAF17-like 4Fe-4S cluster assembly/insertion protein YgfZ: MKSPLLSLPGAVPAEGVDEGVAGHYGDLFREQRALADGAGFVDLSHRGVVAVTGDDRLSWLHLLLTQHVTDLPVGQATEALILSAHGHIEHALYLVDDGTTVWAHVEPGTQEALIAYLESMKFFYRVEVADRTADTAVVHLPAGSIASVPPGVVVRETAHGRDLFLPRADLESYTEQAGPPAGILAHEALRVEQHRPRLGFETDHRTIPHELGWIGTAVHLQKGCYRGQETVARVQNLGKPPRRLVFLHLDGSEVHLPAAGTELRVADEAPDGRKIGFITTSVRHHELGPVALALVKRNVPVDAPLLAGTTAAAQEVVVEP; encoded by the coding sequence ATGAAGAGCCCTCTGCTGTCCCTGCCCGGCGCCGTCCCCGCCGAGGGTGTGGACGAAGGCGTCGCCGGTCACTACGGCGACCTGTTCCGCGAGCAGCGCGCCCTCGCCGACGGCGCCGGTTTCGTCGACCTCTCGCACCGCGGAGTCGTCGCCGTCACCGGCGACGACCGGCTGAGCTGGCTGCACCTCCTGCTCACCCAGCACGTCACCGACCTGCCCGTCGGCCAGGCCACCGAGGCGCTGATCCTCTCCGCGCACGGTCACATCGAGCACGCGCTGTACCTGGTCGACGACGGCACGACGGTCTGGGCGCACGTGGAGCCCGGCACCCAGGAGGCGCTGATCGCGTACCTGGAGTCGATGAAGTTCTTCTACCGGGTCGAGGTCGCCGACCGCACCGCGGACACCGCGGTCGTCCACCTGCCCGCGGGGTCGATCGCGTCCGTCCCGCCGGGCGTCGTGGTCCGCGAGACCGCGCACGGCCGCGACCTCTTCCTGCCCCGCGCCGACCTGGAGTCGTACACGGAACAGGCCGGTCCGCCCGCCGGGATCCTGGCCCACGAGGCGCTCCGCGTCGAGCAGCACCGCCCGCGCCTCGGCTTCGAGACCGACCACCGCACCATTCCCCACGAGCTCGGCTGGATCGGCACCGCCGTGCATCTGCAGAAGGGCTGCTACCGGGGTCAGGAGACGGTCGCCCGGGTCCAGAACCTCGGCAAGCCGCCCCGCCGCCTGGTCTTCCTCCACCTCGACGGCAGCGAGGTCCACCTGCCCGCCGCGGGCACCGAACTCCGTGTCGCGGACGAAGCGCCCGACGGCCGCAAGATCGGCTTCATCACCACGTCCGTGCGCCACCACGAACTCGGCCCGGTCGCCCTGGCGCTGGTGAAGCGCAACGTCCCGGTGGACGCCCCGCTGCTGGCCGGCACGACGGCGGCGGCCCAGGAGGTCGTCGTCGAACCGTGA
- a CDS encoding DsrE family protein produces the protein MAKKLVIKVTAGADAPERCSQAFTVAAVAVASGVEVSLWLTGESAWFALPGRAAEFELPHAAPLPGLLESVLAGGRLTLCTQCAARRNITEKDVIDGVRIAGAQVFVQEALGDDTQALVY, from the coding sequence ATGGCGAAGAAGCTCGTGATCAAGGTGACGGCAGGGGCCGATGCGCCCGAGCGGTGCTCTCAGGCGTTCACGGTCGCGGCGGTCGCCGTGGCCAGCGGCGTCGAGGTCTCCCTGTGGCTGACCGGGGAGTCCGCATGGTTCGCGCTGCCGGGCCGGGCCGCGGAGTTCGAGCTCCCGCACGCGGCGCCGCTGCCCGGACTCCTCGAATCCGTCCTGGCCGGCGGCCGTCTCACCCTGTGCACCCAGTGCGCCGCCCGCCGGAACATCACGGAGAAGGACGTCATCGACGGCGTCCGGATCGCGGGTGCGCAGGTGTTCGTCCAGGAGGCGCTGGGCGACGACACCCAGGCGCTCGTGTACTAG
- a CDS encoding Fur family transcriptional regulator: MVSTGSTDWKSDLRQRGYRLTPQRQLVLEAVDTLEHATPDAILVEVRKTASGVNISTVYRTLELLEELGLVSHAHLGHGAPSYHLAERHHHIHLVCRDCDNIIEADVQVAAEFTAKLRRSFGFETDMKHFAIFGRCEDCTLKGSTVKGSTVKGSAVKGSPAGS; encoded by the coding sequence GTGGTGAGCACTGGAAGCACTGACTGGAAGAGCGACCTGCGGCAGCGCGGATACCGCCTGACGCCGCAGCGACAGCTTGTCCTGGAGGCCGTGGACACCCTGGAGCACGCGACCCCCGACGCCATCCTCGTGGAAGTGAGGAAGACGGCGTCGGGGGTCAACATTTCCACCGTGTACCGGACCCTGGAGCTCCTGGAGGAGCTGGGGCTGGTCAGCCACGCGCACCTGGGGCACGGGGCGCCGTCGTACCACCTCGCCGAGCGGCACCACCACATCCACCTGGTGTGCCGGGACTGCGACAACATCATCGAGGCGGACGTACAGGTCGCCGCCGAGTTCACGGCCAAGCTGCGCCGGAGCTTCGGCTTCGAGACGGACATGAAGCACTTCGCGATCTTCGGCCGGTGCGAGGACTGCACGCTCAAGGGTTCGACCGTCAAGGGTTCGACCGTCAAGGGTTCGGCCGTCAAGGGTTCCCCTGCCGGGTCGTAG
- a CDS encoding FABP family protein, whose amino-acid sequence MIEIPSDLHKDLVPLAFLLGSWAGAGVHDFPGSQKCNFGQEVTFAHDGRDFLEYHSHTWILDNDGNKVRPLESESGFWRIDADRKVEVTMVRDDGVVEIWYGELADKKPQIDLVTDAVARTAASGPYTGGKRLYGYVKSDLMWVGEKQTPEVELRPYMSAHLKKVVTPEDVERWAKALPDDMPDDGIAFFK is encoded by the coding sequence ATGATCGAGATTCCGTCCGACCTCCACAAGGACCTCGTCCCCCTCGCCTTCCTGCTCGGCAGCTGGGCGGGCGCGGGCGTGCACGACTTCCCGGGGTCGCAGAAGTGCAACTTCGGGCAGGAGGTCACCTTCGCCCACGACGGCCGTGACTTCCTGGAGTACCACTCGCACACCTGGATTTTGGACAACGACGGCAACAAGGTCCGTCCCCTGGAGTCCGAGTCCGGCTTCTGGCGCATCGACGCCGACCGCAAGGTCGAGGTGACGATGGTCCGCGACGACGGCGTGGTCGAGATCTGGTACGGCGAGCTCGCCGACAAGAAGCCGCAGATCGACCTCGTCACCGACGCGGTGGCCCGCACGGCCGCCTCCGGCCCGTACACCGGCGGCAAGCGCCTGTACGGGTACGTCAAGAGCGACCTCATGTGGGTCGGCGAGAAGCAGACTCCCGAGGTCGAGCTGCGCCCCTACATGTCGGCCCACCTGAAGAAGGTCGTCACCCCGGAGGACGTCGAACGCTGGGCGAAGGCCCTCCCCGACGACATGCCGGACGACGGAATCGCCTTCTTCAAGTAA
- a CDS encoding DUF3099 domain-containing protein: MLARRRHVYFAMMGTCITLFVLAWAVVRIWSTPAAVAMCLVAMVIPPVAAMVANRRGPEDRWWDDPSGDPKSDEWWDELDGKKRRP, translated from the coding sequence ATGTTGGCCCGCCGACGGCACGTCTATTTCGCGATGATGGGCACCTGCATCACGCTGTTCGTCCTGGCCTGGGCGGTCGTGCGCATCTGGTCGACGCCCGCGGCGGTCGCGATGTGCCTGGTCGCGATGGTCATCCCGCCGGTCGCGGCGATGGTCGCCAACCGCCGCGGCCCCGAGGACCGCTGGTGGGACGACCCCTCGGGCGACCCCAAGTCCGACGAGTGGTGGGACGAGCTCGACGGCAAGAAACGCCGCCCCTAG